Proteins from a genomic interval of Alphaproteobacteria bacterium:
- a CDS encoding YebC/PmpR family DNA-binding transcriptional regulator — translation MAGHSQFKNIMHRKGAQDKKRAKIFTKLTREIITAAKMGMPDPAMNPRLRAAILAARKENMPKDRIDAAVKRGAGGTDTDNFEEMRYEGYGPNGVAVIVEALTDNRNRTAAEVRAIFNKFGGNLGETGSVQFSFNRIGRIVYLKDTAADDTMFEAALEAGAENVESGETHEITTAPDDLHEVSSALEEKFGEAEESKLAWVPTNTVDLDEDQASTMMKLIDALEDNDDVQDVSSNFEISDEIMEKLSA, via the coding sequence ATGGCTGGGCATTCACAGTTTAAAAATATTATGCACCGTAAAGGCGCGCAGGATAAAAAACGGGCGAAAATCTTTACTAAGCTTACCCGCGAAATTATTACCGCTGCAAAAATGGGGATGCCTGATCCGGCAATGAACCCCCGATTGCGGGCAGCGATTTTGGCGGCGCGCAAAGAAAACATGCCCAAAGATCGTATCGATGCGGCAGTTAAGCGTGGCGCGGGTGGTACCGATACCGATAATTTTGAAGAAATGCGCTATGAGGGCTATGGCCCAAATGGAGTAGCGGTGATTGTAGAGGCACTTACCGACAACCGTAACCGGACTGCCGCTGAAGTACGGGCGATATTTAATAAATTCGGGGGTAATCTGGGCGAAACCGGCAGTGTGCAATTCAGCTTTAACCGCATTGGCAGGATCGTGTATTTAAAAGACACTGCCGCAGATGACACGATGTTTGAAGCTGCGCTGGAGGCAGGCGCCGAGAATGTGGAAAGTGGAGAAACCCACGAAATAACTACCGCGCCGGATGATTTGCATGAAGTGTCCAGCGCGTTAGAAGAAAAGTTTGGTGAAGCCGAAGAGTCAAAACTTGCGTGGGTGCCCACCAATACGGTGGATCTGGATGAAGATCAGGCTTCTACCATGATGAAATTGATTGATGCACTTGAAGATAACGATGATGTGCAGGACGTTTCGTCAAACTTTGAAATTTCCGACGAAATCATGGAAAAACTCAGCGCGTG